Genomic DNA from Candidatus Bathyarchaeota archaeon:
TTTTCTATTTCTAAAATTAGTGGGCCAATATAGCCGCATTCTAGGCAGATGTATCTTGTCGGAATGAGCCAAGCGTCAAGTTTGCTGGACAATTTAATGTTGACGCTTCCACAGCGTGGGCAAGCTTTTATGGTGGTGGATGTCGGGGAACGATGCGCAATAATTCTAAATAGCGATCTTATTCGCTTAAGCACCTTCATGAGAGATTCTTCTCGCCAGACTGCCTATTGCACTTCGATATTTTCTTCAGGGTAACCCATTTTAATGAGAAACTCGTATGCCTTTTCTCTTTGGTCCCCCTGCAGCATTATCTGCCCATTCTTGGCTGTTCCACCGCAGGCGCAGAAGCTTTTTAATTTCTGCGCGAGCCTTCCGAGGTCAATGTCTTTACTGTCTATGCCGTCGATAATCGTCATTGGTCTATTGAACTTTCTTGTCTCCGCCCGGACAATAATTTTCTGCTGCTCCTTACTGATCTCTCCACAAACACAGATGTCCTTAGGAAGACCACACTTTGGACAGATGTCAACCATTACTCTGGTCTTTGCTCCTTTATCGCCTCAACCAATATAGATGATTGGGGGATATTTAAGACTTTAGGGTTTGACCACTCTTCATAGTGGTGGAAGAGACCTTAATTGTTCGAGGACGTATCCGCGGATTTCTTGAGGGGTGGGCAGCTCGCACGCTATCTTTCCATCTTTTATGAGTGGTTTAAGCATTGGGTAAGTTAAGCCGCCGCATCTTGGGCATTTTGGAGACTGCTCGGATGATGGTTGCACAGTGTCCGCGAAGCATTTTTTGCACCGCCAGACCTGTTTCTTCCCGCTTAATTTCCCCCTTTTAGCCGCATATCTTCCCTCGACTTCCACAATGTCCATTGCGAAGTCAACTGTTGGGGCGTTGCTTATAGATGTCCCCACACCAAAGGCCTCGGCGCCAGCATCTCTCAGAATTCTGATTGACTCCTCGTCTAGGCCTCCTGAGACAAAGATCTTCACATGCTTATATCCTCGGAGGTCAAGTTCCCATCTTACTTCGCGCACAATCTCGGCGAAGTTCCCTTTACGCGACATTGGGGTATCTAACCTTACGCCGTAGAGCCTATCTTTTAGAGCATCTGCCGCCATAATGGCCTCAACCTTCTCGTCTAGGTATGTGTCCACTAGACAGATTCTCGGCACATCCTCCGGCATCAGTTCATCAAATGATCTCCAAGCTTCTATCTGGCTTCCCAACGCTACGATTAGGGCGTGCGGCATGGTTCCGCTCGGCTTGATTCCGATGCGTTCAGCCCCTATCACGCTTGACACTCCATCAAGCCCGCCGATGTAGGAGGATCTGTCAAGCATAGGCGCTATTGCCGGATGCATCCTGCGTATGCCGAAGGCGATGACTAGCTTATCTCCCGCAACCTTTCTCACCCTCGCAGATTGTGTTGCAACTCCAGTAGACTGGCAGAGCATGCCGAGCATCGGGGTTTCTAGGAGACAGAACTCGCCATATGGCCCCTCAACATATAGGACTGGTTCCCTAAAGCCCCTGTAATCATGTGGGAAGAAGATTGTTCCTTCCGGCATCGCGTACACGTTAACTGGGCATCCCTCAAAGAGGTTGGCGACCTCCTCAATCCCGCATAGGACTGCCCATTCCCATCCCTTCGGTAATCCTCCGGCAGTTACCTCCGCCACAACATTAACCCTATCCTTCTTCTTGGCTTGTAGAATCTGCTTCGTCCTTACGAAGTATATGTCTGTTGTCTTCCCATTCTTTATCTCTTCGTCGTCAGCGTAATAGAAGCGCCTCAAATTCTACACCTATCCGAATGGGTATTGATTGAGAAGGATATGTCAGTCTGGCCTTA
This window encodes:
- a CDS encoding nicotinate phosphoribosyltransferase; translation: MRRFYYADDEEIKNGKTTDIYFVRTKQILQAKKKDRVNVVAEVTAGGLPKGWEWAVLCGIEEVANLFEGCPVNVYAMPEGTIFFPHDYRGFREPVLYVEGPYGEFCLLETPMLGMLCQSTGVATQSARVRKVAGDKLVIAFGIRRMHPAIAPMLDRSSYIGGLDGVSSVIGAERIGIKPSGTMPHALIVALGSQIEAWRSFDELMPEDVPRICLVDTYLDEKVEAIMAADALKDRLYGVRLDTPMSRKGNFAEIVREVRWELDLRGYKHVKIFVSGGLDEESIRILRDAGAEAFGVGTSISNAPTVDFAMDIVEVEGRYAAKRGKLSGKKQVWRCKKCFADTVQPSSEQSPKCPRCGGLTYPMLKPLIKDGKIACELPTPQEIRGYVLEQLRSLPPL
- a CDS encoding translation initiation factor, with product MVDICPKCGLPKDICVCGEISKEQQKIIVRAETRKFNRPMTIIDGIDSKDIDLGRLAQKLKSFCACGGTAKNGQIMLQGDQREKAYEFLIKMGYPEENIEVQ